One uncultured Tolumonas sp. genomic window carries:
- the aroA gene encoding 3-phosphoshikimate 1-carboxyvinyltransferase has product MKTLTLEPIARVEGTVNLPGSKSVSNRALLLAALARGTTCLTNLLDSDDIRHMLNALKTLGVKYELSADKTACTVHGLGRSFSSAEPVSLFLGNAGTAMRPLCAALCLSNGEFTLTGEPRMEERPIAHLVDALRQAGAHIHYLKKEGYPPLTIEGKGLWGGEVVIDGSVSSQFLTAFLMAAPLASGDVRIRIRGELVSKPYIDITLHIMKQFGVTVEHDNYQVFYVRGNQTYISPGKFLVEGDASSASYFLAAGAIKGKVRVTGIGKDSIQGDIRFADVLEKMGAKITWGDDFIEAENVGELQAVDLDLNQIPDAAMTIATAALFAKGKTAIRNIYNWRVKETDRLSAMATELRKVGAEVVEGHDFIEITPATELKHAAIDTYNDHRIAMCFSLVALSDTAVTINDPGCTSKTFPDYFTKFASVSQH; this is encoded by the coding sequence ATGAAAACCCTGACTCTGGAACCGATTGCGCGCGTTGAAGGGACGGTTAACCTGCCTGGATCCAAGAGCGTTTCCAATCGTGCATTATTGCTGGCGGCACTGGCTCGTGGAACGACCTGCCTGACTAATCTGCTGGATAGCGATGATATTCGCCATATGCTGAACGCCCTGAAAACATTGGGTGTCAAATATGAACTTTCTGCAGATAAAACTGCCTGTACAGTGCATGGTTTAGGGCGTTCGTTCTCTTCAGCTGAACCTGTCAGTTTATTCCTGGGAAATGCCGGCACAGCGATGCGTCCTTTATGTGCCGCTCTTTGCCTGAGTAATGGTGAATTTACGCTGACTGGCGAACCTCGTATGGAAGAGCGCCCAATTGCTCATCTGGTCGATGCATTACGTCAGGCTGGTGCTCATATTCATTACCTGAAAAAAGAAGGTTATCCACCACTCACGATTGAAGGCAAAGGCCTGTGGGGTGGGGAAGTCGTTATTGACGGTTCCGTGTCGAGCCAATTCCTGACCGCATTCCTGATGGCTGCACCACTGGCCTCCGGTGATGTACGCATTCGCATTCGTGGTGAGCTGGTTTCTAAACCATACATTGATATCACGCTGCACATCATGAAACAGTTTGGTGTGACCGTAGAGCACGACAATTATCAGGTGTTCTATGTGCGCGGCAATCAGACTTATATTTCTCCGGGTAAATTTTTGGTGGAAGGCGATGCCTCTTCTGCTTCCTATTTCCTGGCTGCTGGCGCGATTAAAGGCAAAGTACGCGTGACTGGTATCGGTAAAGACAGTATCCAGGGTGATATTCGTTTTGCTGACGTGCTGGAAAAAATGGGTGCAAAAATTACCTGGGGTGATGATTTCATCGAAGCGGAAAATGTGGGTGAACTGCAAGCCGTTGATTTAGATCTGAATCAGATCCCTGATGCAGCGATGACGATTGCGACTGCTGCTTTGTTTGCGAAAGGTAAAACCGCCATTCGTAATATCTATAACTGGCGTGTCAAAGAAACCGATCGTCTGAGTGCTATGGCCACTGAGTTGCGTAAAGTCGGTGCGGAAGTGGTAGAAGGGCACGATTTCATTGAAATTACACCCGCTACCGAATTGAAACATGCGGCGATTGATACCTATAACGATCATCGTATCGCGATGTGTTTCTCGCTGGTGGCATTGAGTGATACAGCGGTGACTATTAATGATCCGGGGTGCACTTCAAAAACCTTCCCTGATTATTTCACTAAGTTTGCATCAGTATCTCAACACTGA
- the serA gene encoding phosphoglycerate dehydrogenase, which translates to MTKYSLDKDKIKVLLLEGVHPNSVDNFKSAGYTNVEYVKGSLEEEALIEKIRDVHFIGIRSRTHLTERVLDAAQKLVSIGCFCIGTNQVDLAAAEKRGIPVFNAPFSNTRSVAELVLGEILLLLRGIPHKNAGAHRGDWDKSATNSVEARGKKLGIVGYGHIGSQLSVIAESIGLKVFYYDIENKLSMGNAIQVATMDELLAQSDVITLHVPETASTKDMFGAEQFAKMKKNSIFINAARGTVVKIDDLADALESGHLAGAAIDVFPVEPKANGERFVSPLQKFDNVILTPHIGGSTEEAQENIGIEVSSKLIKYSDNGSTLSAVNFPEVSLPELGRKTSRLLHIHRNQPGVLNKINQAFADEGINIAGQFLQTNANIGYVVIEVETEHSDIALARLKEIDGTLKARILF; encoded by the coding sequence ATGACCAAATATTCTCTGGATAAGGACAAGATCAAGGTATTACTGCTGGAAGGTGTGCATCCAAACTCAGTAGATAATTTCAAATCTGCTGGTTACACCAATGTGGAATATGTGAAAGGTTCACTGGAAGAAGAAGCGCTGATCGAAAAAATCCGCGATGTACACTTCATTGGTATCCGCTCTCGTACTCACCTGACTGAACGTGTTCTTGATGCAGCACAGAAACTGGTCTCTATCGGTTGTTTCTGTATCGGCACCAACCAAGTTGATCTGGCCGCAGCAGAAAAACGCGGTATTCCTGTATTCAACGCTCCATTCTCTAACACTCGCAGCGTTGCTGAACTGGTGTTGGGCGAAATTCTGTTGCTGCTGCGTGGCATTCCGCATAAAAACGCTGGCGCACATCGTGGTGATTGGGATAAGAGTGCAACAAACTCTGTTGAAGCGCGTGGCAAAAAATTAGGTATCGTCGGTTACGGCCATATCGGTAGCCAGTTGAGTGTTATCGCAGAAAGCATTGGTTTGAAAGTTTTTTACTACGACATCGAAAACAAACTGTCTATGGGTAACGCTATTCAGGTAGCTACCATGGATGAATTGTTAGCGCAGTCTGATGTGATCACTCTGCATGTACCAGAAACAGCGTCTACTAAAGATATGTTTGGTGCAGAACAGTTCGCGAAAATGAAAAAGAACTCTATTTTCATCAACGCAGCACGCGGCACCGTCGTGAAAATTGATGATCTGGCTGATGCTCTGGAAAGTGGTCATCTGGCTGGTGCAGCTATCGACGTATTCCCGGTTGAACCAAAAGCCAATGGCGAACGTTTTGTTTCTCCACTGCAGAAATTTGATAACGTGATCCTGACTCCACACATCGGTGGTTCTACTGAAGAAGCGCAGGAAAATATCGGGATCGAAGTTTCCAGCAAACTGATCAAATACTCAGATAACGGTTCAACACTGTCTGCGGTTAACTTCCCTGAAGTATCACTGCCAGAACTGGGTCGTAAAACCAGCCGTCTGCTGCACATTCACCGCAATCAGCCAGGTGTTCTGAATAAGATCAACCAGGCATTTGCTGATGAAGGTATCAATATTGCTGGTCAGTTCCTGCAAACCAATGCCAACATCGGTTACGTGGTGATTGAAGTGGAAACTGAACACAGCGATATCGCACTGGCACGTCTGAAAGAAATCGATGGCACATTAAAAGCACGTATTCTGTTCTAA
- a CDS encoding HAD family phosphatase, with amino-acid sequence MNIIFDIGNVLVKWDPVAIVRSVITTPGAVRVAEHLFAHQDWHEIDRGSLTIPEVIQRAVERTDIDEDIVAAIYHAVPASLTPIPESILLLKQLKQAGHGIYALSNMGHDNAAYLAETASFWGEFDAKVISAEVKLIKPDPAIYEYLLNQNGLTNYDCIFIDDSLANVKTAESLGIKSIHFHSAIQARDELKSYISWPE; translated from the coding sequence ATGAATATTATTTTTGATATTGGCAACGTGTTGGTGAAATGGGATCCGGTAGCAATTGTGCGCTCAGTGATCACAACGCCCGGCGCGGTAAGAGTGGCAGAACATTTGTTTGCCCATCAGGATTGGCATGAAATCGACCGAGGTTCGCTGACCATTCCTGAAGTCATTCAGCGCGCTGTAGAGCGAACTGATATAGACGAAGATATTGTTGCTGCTATATATCACGCTGTACCTGCCTCACTAACCCCTATTCCTGAAAGCATCCTTCTGTTGAAACAGCTTAAACAAGCGGGACATGGCATTTATGCATTATCCAATATGGGGCACGATAATGCGGCATATTTAGCAGAAACTGCATCATTCTGGGGTGAATTTGACGCGAAAGTGATCTCCGCGGAGGTTAAATTGATTAAGCCTGATCCTGCAATATATGAATATTTGCTTAATCAAAATGGTCTGACCAATTATGATTGTATTTTCATCGATGATTCACTGGCTAATGTTAAAACTGCAGAAAGTTTAGGTATAAAAAGTATCCATTTCCATTCGGCAATCCAAGCCAGAGATGAGCTGAAAAGCTATATATCATGGCCTGAGTAG
- a CDS encoding acetate kinase, which produces MNPTVLVVNCGSSSLKFAIVDPVTGNQYLTGLAEALGLPEAQISWRFGEDDKKKAALPAGANHTVALTYLEEQILEGKPELIKSFIAVGHRVVSGGELFTHPTLITDEVVKGIEQCIPLAPLHNPAHLLGIAAARRLFSALPHVAIFDTAFHQTMPPKAFMYPLPNELYKEHAIRRYGAHGTSHYYVTTEAAKLLGKPMSETNIITAHLGNGGSVSAIKNGKCVDTSMGLTPLEGIVMGTRCGDIDPSIVFFLIDTLGYTVEDVRDTLNKKSGLLGLSGKTSDFRGVIEGVEQGDEQCKLAFDIFCYRLAKYIASYYVAVGKVDALIFTGGIGENSMPMRSAVLKLLEGFGFVEDAAANAAARFGNSGLITAADSTKAFVIPTNEELVIAQGAAEFAK; this is translated from the coding sequence ATCAATCCAACCGTTCTGGTTGTTAACTGTGGTAGTTCATCTCTGAAGTTTGCCATTGTCGATCCTGTAACCGGTAATCAATATCTTACTGGTTTAGCGGAAGCACTGGGTTTGCCTGAAGCGCAAATCAGCTGGCGTTTCGGTGAAGACGACAAGAAAAAAGCAGCTTTGCCAGCCGGTGCAAACCATACTGTGGCGTTAACTTATCTTGAAGAGCAAATTCTTGAAGGTAAACCTGAGCTGATTAAATCTTTTATCGCTGTTGGTCACCGTGTCGTTTCTGGTGGTGAATTATTTACCCACCCAACATTGATCACCGATGAAGTGGTTAAAGGCATTGAGCAATGCATTCCTCTGGCACCACTGCACAATCCAGCGCACTTGCTCGGTATCGCTGCTGCTCGTCGTCTCTTCTCTGCGCTGCCTCACGTCGCTATTTTTGATACTGCTTTCCACCAGACTATGCCGCCGAAAGCGTTCATGTATCCGCTCCCTAATGAGCTTTACAAAGAACACGCGATTCGTCGTTATGGCGCCCACGGTACCAGCCACTACTATGTCACTACTGAAGCGGCGAAGCTGTTGGGTAAACCAATGTCTGAGACCAATATCATTACTGCACATTTGGGTAATGGTGGTTCGGTTAGTGCTATCAAAAATGGTAAATGTGTTGATACCAGTATGGGTCTGACCCCACTGGAAGGTATCGTAATGGGTACCCGTTGTGGTGATATCGATCCATCTATCGTGTTCTTCCTGATCGATACCTTGGGTTACACCGTAGAAGATGTTCGTGACACGCTGAATAAAAAATCAGGTCTGCTGGGTCTGTCTGGTAAAACCAGCGATTTCCGTGGTGTCATTGAAGGCGTTGAGCAAGGCGACGAACAGTGCAAACTGGCGTTTGATATTTTCTGCTATCGCCTGGCGAAATACATTGCTTCTTACTATGTTGCCGTTGGTAAAGTTGATGCGCTGATCTTCACTGGCGGTATCGGTGAAAACTCAATGCCAATGCGCAGCGCTGTGCTGAAATTACTGGAAGGTTTCGGTTTTGTTGAAGACGCGGCTGCAAATGCGGCTGCTCGTTTCGGTAACTCAGGCTTGATCACTGCGGCAGATAGTACTAAAGCGTTCGTTATTCCAACTAACGAAGAGCTGGTTATTGCCCAAGGTGCTGCTGAATTCGCTAAATAA
- a CDS encoding carbon starvation protein A gives MTHAITFVISALCILAICYRFYGIFFVRKVLQADDSQVTPSHALADGKNYVPTNRWVNFGQHFAAIAAAGPLVGPVLAAQYGYLPSFLWLLIGCVIGGAVHDTVVLFASMKYQGKSLSEVAKAELGPVAGWCTGLAMLFIITITMAGLSMVVVHALERNAWGTFAVFMTIPISMLVGLYHKATGDLKNSSIVGFIAVLACVFFGPYIQGTVFGDWLTLHETTISLALPIYAFFATALPVWLLLTPRGYISSFMKIGVFGALIIGVVFINPEIQFPALTQFIHGGGPVLGGPVWPFISITIACGAISGFHAFIGSGTTPKLVDKWSDILPVAFGAMLAECVVGVMALIAATALHPADYFAINSSPAAFANLGMNVVDLPQLSKEIGLDLYGRTGGAVTLAVGMSYIFTKISWFSSLSSYFFQFVVMFEAVFILTAVDSGTRVSRYLIQDFFGEFYAPLKRIDWMPGAIGASILACLMWGYLLMSGDIGSVWALFGVSNQLMASVGLIIGTTIILRLSTKRRYALTCLIPLSYLFVTVQYAGYWMIKNVYFNPVAKGYNIFNGCISIIMLVLGIIILISAMRKWKELLSKSPAQRRAAATETVAQQLS, from the coding sequence ATGACGCATGCGATTACATTTGTCATCAGCGCACTGTGTATTCTTGCCATCTGTTATCGGTTTTACGGCATTTTCTTTGTTCGTAAAGTGCTGCAAGCCGATGACAGTCAGGTAACGCCCTCTCATGCGTTAGCTGATGGCAAAAATTATGTTCCAACGAATCGTTGGGTTAACTTCGGTCAGCATTTTGCTGCGATTGCGGCTGCAGGCCCACTGGTTGGCCCCGTGCTGGCGGCACAATATGGCTATCTTCCGAGCTTCCTCTGGTTACTCATTGGTTGCGTAATTGGTGGTGCGGTACACGACACTGTCGTGCTGTTTGCTTCCATGAAATATCAGGGTAAGTCACTGTCGGAAGTAGCAAAAGCGGAACTGGGCCCAGTGGCAGGCTGGTGTACTGGTTTAGCGATGCTGTTCATCATCACCATTACCATGGCGGGTTTATCGATGGTGGTGGTTCATGCCTTGGAACGCAATGCCTGGGGTACGTTTGCCGTCTTCATGACCATCCCGATTTCCATGCTGGTGGGTTTGTATCATAAAGCGACCGGTGATCTGAAGAACTCCTCGATTGTTGGTTTTATTGCAGTATTGGCCTGCGTATTTTTCGGCCCTTACATTCAGGGCACCGTATTCGGCGACTGGTTAACCCTGCACGAAACCACCATCAGTTTAGCGTTACCAATCTATGCGTTCTTCGCAACTGCACTGCCAGTTTGGTTGCTGTTAACTCCGCGCGGTTACATCTCTTCCTTCATGAAGATTGGCGTGTTTGGTGCGTTGATTATCGGCGTGGTGTTTATCAACCCTGAAATCCAATTCCCTGCGCTGACTCAATTTATTCATGGTGGTGGCCCGGTTCTGGGCGGCCCGGTATGGCCGTTCATCTCTATCACCATTGCTTGTGGCGCGATCTCTGGTTTCCATGCCTTTATTGGTTCAGGCACCACCCCTAAATTGGTCGATAAATGGAGCGATATTCTGCCGGTTGCCTTTGGTGCCATGTTGGCGGAATGTGTGGTTGGTGTAATGGCACTGATTGCCGCAACCGCCTTACACCCTGCTGATTATTTCGCGATCAACTCATCACCTGCTGCTTTTGCTAATCTGGGTATGAACGTGGTTGATTTGCCACAACTGTCGAAAGAAATTGGTTTAGATCTGTATGGTCGTACTGGTGGTGCCGTAACACTGGCTGTTGGTATGTCTTACATCTTCACCAAAATCAGCTGGTTCAGCTCACTGTCTTCTTATTTCTTCCAGTTCGTCGTTATGTTTGAAGCGGTATTCATTCTGACTGCCGTTGACTCAGGCACTCGTGTATCCCGCTATTTGATTCAAGATTTCTTCGGTGAATTTTATGCGCCATTAAAACGCATTGATTGGATGCCCGGTGCTATTGGCGCGAGCATACTAGCTTGTCTGATGTGGGGTTATCTGCTGATGTCTGGCGATATTGGTTCAGTATGGGCACTGTTCGGGGTTTCTAATCAGCTGATGGCATCCGTAGGCCTGATAATTGGCACTACCATCATCCTGCGGTTATCCACTAAACGTCGTTATGCGCTGACCTGTTTGATTCCATTATCTTATCTGTTTGTAACCGTACAATATGCCGGTTACTGGATGATAAAAAATGTGTACTTCAACCCAGTAGCTAAAGGTTACAACATTTTTAACGGTTGTATCTCTATCATCATGCTGGTGCTGGGTATCATCATACTGATCTCAGCCATGCGGAAATGGAAGGAACTGTTGAGCAAATCACCAGCTCAACGCCGTGCAGCCGCCACAGAAACAGTAGCACAACAACTCAGTTAA
- the btsR gene encoding two-component system response regulator BtsR: MLRVIIVDDELPAREELRSILESYSRKNEAELEIIGECSNALEAIPAIHKLRPDVVFLDIQMPRISGLEMVSMLDPEHLPAIVFVTAYDEFALKAFEENAFDYLLKPIEPARLEKTLGRLRKELTPPSYQPLAELAPLRSIPCCGHNRIFLVPLTEVEYIHSDLAGVHVFSAKQAGVTQLTMRTLEEKTPFLRCHRQYMINPDQVAEIQLLENGSAEVITRAQQHIPVSRRYLKPLKQSLNIP; this comes from the coding sequence ATGTTGCGAGTGATCATTGTCGATGATGAATTACCAGCCAGAGAAGAATTACGCAGTATTCTGGAAAGTTATTCGCGGAAAAATGAGGCTGAACTGGAGATCATCGGTGAATGCAGCAATGCACTGGAAGCAATTCCGGCAATCCATAAACTCCGTCCGGATGTGGTGTTTTTAGATATTCAGATGCCCCGCATCAGTGGGCTGGAAATGGTCAGCATGCTTGACCCCGAACATTTACCTGCGATTGTTTTTGTTACCGCTTACGATGAATTTGCGTTGAAAGCGTTTGAAGAAAATGCGTTTGATTATTTGCTCAAACCCATAGAACCCGCTCGTCTGGAAAAGACATTAGGCCGCTTACGCAAAGAGTTAACGCCGCCATCATACCAACCATTAGCCGAGTTGGCGCCATTACGCTCTATTCCCTGTTGTGGCCACAACCGTATTTTTTTAGTGCCACTGACTGAGGTGGAATACATCCACAGTGATTTGGCTGGCGTGCATGTGTTCAGTGCCAAACAAGCTGGTGTTACACAACTGACCATGCGCACACTGGAAGAAAAAACACCATTTTTGCGTTGCCACCGCCAATATATGATCAACCCCGACCAGGTTGCAGAAATTCAGTTGCTGGAAAATGGCAGTGCGGAAGTGATCACCCGAGCCCAACAACACATACCGGTCAGCCGCCGTTATCTGAAACCACTCAAGCAGAGCCTGAATATTCCCTAA
- a CDS encoding sensor histidine kinase: MSLQQITLIVSLLQQMCVYVVIVYLLSKTPLFQPLTQVTISLPNKILCYLTFSAFCIMGTYFGLKIDNSIANTRATGAVLGGIVGGPVVGFLVGLTGGVHRYSLGGFTSFACMISTIAEGLLGGLVHRYFLQRRRPDQLFNPWIVFSVAVIAECMQMGIILLLARPFDQAWHLVQNIALPMMLANSFGAAILMRMLLDRRAMYEKYSVAFSARALKIAERSMGILNKGFNQENCAQLARILLEETNVGAVALTDREKLLAFIGIGEDHHLPGTAITSSHTLRAIANNEVVYADGNLIRYHCTLDPHCKLGSTLVIPLRGEDNRVIGTIKLYEPKRKLFSSLNRTLGEGMARLLSTQILAGKYSAQSELLAQSEIKLLHAQVNPHFLFNALNTLGSVIRRDPEHARQLVQHLSLFFRKNLRRGTEEVTLKEELEHVNSYLQIELARFPDRLKVLFQVEDSLLNQKLPAFSLQPIVENAIKHGISQTINGGTVTISGQRNNDGWQLVVADDAGLFDAPAAPDKDESSNGLGMNLVDRRIKAHYGDQFGVQVQCQPDIVTQVIINLPFSEVEPCCE, encoded by the coding sequence ATGAGCCTTCAACAAATCACGCTTATCGTCTCGTTATTGCAGCAGATGTGTGTCTATGTGGTTATCGTCTATCTGTTGAGTAAGACGCCACTTTTTCAGCCGCTCACTCAAGTTACCATTAGTCTGCCAAATAAAATTCTCTGCTACTTAACCTTTTCCGCTTTTTGCATTATGGGCACCTATTTTGGCCTGAAAATCGATAATTCGATCGCCAATACCCGCGCTACCGGTGCAGTATTAGGGGGAATTGTCGGCGGACCTGTAGTCGGATTTCTAGTCGGCTTAACCGGTGGTGTTCATCGTTACAGCCTTGGTGGTTTTACCTCTTTTGCATGCATGATTTCGACCATTGCTGAAGGTTTGTTAGGTGGTTTAGTGCATCGCTATTTCCTGCAACGTCGGCGACCCGATCAACTGTTTAACCCCTGGATCGTTTTTTCAGTCGCCGTCATCGCCGAATGTATGCAGATGGGTATTATCTTGTTATTGGCACGCCCTTTTGATCAGGCCTGGCATCTGGTGCAAAACATTGCATTACCGATGATGCTGGCGAATAGCTTTGGGGCTGCTATTTTGATGCGAATGCTGCTCGATCGCCGTGCGATGTATGAAAAATATTCGGTCGCCTTCTCTGCCCGCGCTTTAAAAATAGCAGAGCGTTCCATGGGTATATTGAACAAAGGCTTTAATCAGGAAAATTGCGCGCAACTTGCACGGATCTTATTGGAAGAAACCAATGTCGGCGCCGTAGCTCTCACCGATCGGGAAAAGTTGCTCGCCTTTATTGGCATTGGCGAAGACCACCATCTTCCCGGCACCGCCATCACTTCGTCTCACACCTTACGCGCTATCGCGAATAATGAAGTAGTGTATGCTGATGGCAATCTGATCCGCTATCACTGTACGTTAGATCCGCACTGCAAGCTGGGTTCTACACTCGTCATACCGCTGCGCGGTGAGGACAATCGGGTGATCGGCACCATTAAACTTTATGAACCGAAAAGAAAGCTCTTCTCTTCCCTCAACCGCACGTTGGGTGAAGGCATGGCAAGATTACTTTCCACACAAATTCTGGCAGGGAAATATTCCGCCCAAAGCGAGCTGTTGGCACAATCGGAAATCAAATTACTCCACGCGCAAGTAAACCCGCATTTTCTGTTTAACGCCTTAAACACGCTGGGTTCGGTGATACGTCGAGACCCAGAGCATGCACGGCAACTCGTTCAGCATCTTTCATTGTTCTTCAGGAAGAATTTACGCCGGGGAACCGAAGAGGTTACCCTGAAAGAGGAATTAGAACACGTAAACAGTTATTTACAGATCGAGTTGGCTCGCTTCCCTGATCGGTTAAAAGTCTTGTTTCAGGTGGAAGATTCATTGCTAAATCAGAAATTGCCCGCCTTCTCACTGCAACCCATTGTGGAAAATGCGATAAAGCATGGCATTTCTCAAACGATAAATGGTGGCACTGTAACCATTTCTGGTCAGCGAAATAATGACGGGTGGCAGTTAGTCGTTGCCGATGATGCCGGTTTATTTGATGCTCCCGCAGCGCCCGATAAAGATGAAAGTAGTAATGGTTTGGGCATGAATCTGGTTGATCGCCGTATCAAGGCCCATTACGGCGATCAGTTCGGAGTTCAAGTGCAGTGTCAGCCCGATATTGTCACTCAGGTCATTATTAATTTGCCGTTTTCTGAGGTTGAACCATGTTGCGAGTGA